Within Sorangiineae bacterium MSr11367, the genomic segment ACCCCGAAGAGCGGCCCGCGCGCCTCATCTCGGAGAACGGCGCTCGCGCCAACGGTACACCGTTCATCAGCTTTTTCGCGCCGGAGGAAATCGTCGCCCTCGCCCGCGAATGCGGTTTTCGAGACGCCCACCACGTGTCGGCGGCCCATCACATTCAGCGCTATTTCGCGGACAGAGCCGACGGCCTGCGGCCTGCGAGCTCCGAAGAGCTGTTGGTCGCCACCACGTAACGCGCTCAGTCCTCGAACGCAGTGCGGCCATTAGGTCGAGCCGGAGCACGCGCCCTTTGACAGGAGGTGCCTCGGGGGGTGCTTCGCGATCGGGGGTGGCGTTGGCGTCCGGCATGGAAATAGCCATGATAACTGCACTTTCGTTTCCGACGGTAGCTTCACGTTTTGGGCGGAACGAAGTGCGGAATGTCGCTCGTTGAGCCATTCATGCTCGAGAGGGCACGACGCCCCCAAGGCTTCAGAATGGCGCGGGTCCAATCGACGAATGGGCAATGGTTCTCCATCACAATGGCTCCGTCGGATGAAATGGCGATCGGCTGCCTGGCTTCTGGCTTTGTGTTCGATGGCGTGCGGTCGCGCGTCGTGCCGCCCCACTCCGGAGAAGCGAATTGCGGCGGAGGCCATTTCTACGGCGTTGCTGCTGCAGCAAACACCCCACCGCCCCCTGCTGGTTTTACGCGACAGCGACGCGTGGACCGACTCGCCCGAAGGGCTTCCGTCGCTCACGGTTTATGAAGACGGATTGGCCATCACGGCCGAGTTTGTCGGCGATCGCGGCGACGTCGACGCCATGGTTGGCCAGGTCGAACATCCGCTCGAGTGGGTTCGCTGGGTCGAGGAACGCGGATTTGCGAACTACCCACTGTACACGAACGTCGCGGGGAGCACGGACCAGCCGACCGTAACGCTGAGTTGCCGCACCGGAGAGCAGTGGCGCTCCGTTCGAGTCCTAGGAGTGCATCCGGATGGCCACATCCAGGCGAAGGGGGGCGAGCCGCCACCGCATTTTCTAGAGATCCATCAAGCGCTGCATCATCTCCCGTTGCGGGATGTGCACCCGTACGTTCCAACCGAATTCCGCGTTGAGTTTTGGGACGCGGAGATGAGCGGCTCCGGCCCCGACGAGGCATGGCCCACCGACGTCCCTCCGCCACCGAACCTCGTGCCGGACGAGCGATCTCTTGGAAGGCCGCGCCATTACACGGCTACCGGCGAGGCGGGAGCGACACTGCATCGGTTCGTTCACGGCATGCCGAACGGGCGACCGACGGTGCGCACGCCATCAGGCGAACGCGTGGCGATGTGGGTGCACTGGATGATCCCCGAGCAGGAGTCCATCGAGCAGATTGAACACTGACGACGGATGACGTTCCGCCTTCTTCTGCCACCGGAGGGCTCATGAGCGTCCGCCAAATTCCCTGGCCAATCGTTCCGCGGCGATTGTTGCTCCATTCGGGATGATTCGGTTCGCCAATGCGCGGGCGCGCGCTTTCATGTCGGCGCTCGAACATTTGCGCAAGGCCGAGATCATCGTGTTCACGGTCAGGTGCTCACGGCGGGGAGCGTAGACGCCCACCCCCAACGTTTGCACGCGGCGTGCGAAGTAGAATTGGTCATACATGTGCGGCGCGATGATCTGCGGCTGGCCGGCCCTCGCGGCGGCGGTCGTGGTTCCCGCGCCGCCATGGTGCACCACGCCCGCGACACGCACGAACAATCGCTCGTGATTGACGTCGCCAATGGAGATGCAATCGCTGCCAGCGTCGGCCGCCTCGAGGTTTCCCCATCCGCGCGAGAAGATCGCGCGCAAGCCTACGGCTCGCGCAGCCTCGAGCAGCACGCGCCCGGTTCGTTGCGAGCCCCGCATGCTGCCAAAACCGAAATAGACGGGCGGCTCACCGTTCGCGAGAAAGCGCTCGAGGTCGTCCGGGAGTGCGCTCGGATCGGGCAGAAACCAGGCACCGGCCTGCACGATCTGGACACCGGCGCCGGACGCGTCGGGGGCCAGTACGGGATCGGCACATAACCACGGACGCTCGGTGAAGATATGCGGCTTGACGCTGTCGACGGCGGTAAGGCCCAGTTTGGCGCGCTCCTCGTTCAATGTAACGAGGAACGCTTCGTTGAAACTTCGCGCTTCATCCTTCCACAGAAGGCGAAAACGCCGCCGCTCTCGCGAGGGGCTTCGTCGAACTCGACCGATCGCCGGCAACCATTGCGGATGGGGGATCCCCATCTTCAGCGGCGGATATTCCGGTGAGGGAAAGGTCACCGGACAGTAGGCCGCGAAGACATACGGTATCCCGAGCGCCTCGGCCACCGAGCGCGCCGCAATCTGCAGCGCCCCCGCACCGACGACGAGATCGCACCCACGGGCGGCCTCGCCCAACACCTGGAACTGGTGACGAACCGTGGCCACGCCAAGCTGCCGTCTCTGTTCCGGCGTGGGCTTGAACGGCTTCGCAGGATCGCCGCCCGCCCCCCGCAAGCCTTTCTCGAGATCGGGACCTATCGGAAAGCACCGCAGTCCGAAGGACTCCACCCAATGTTCGTCATTCGGAGGCACGCACAAACTCGCGTGATGCCCCAGCGCACGGAGTTCGAGCGCCAACGCGAGAACGGGTTGTACTTCGCCACGGGTGCCGATGCTGGAGAGCAGGACGTTCATGCCGCTGCCAGCTCACAGGAAATCGGGCACGGCGGCAACTATTCCCTATTTTCGCGCCGTCGCGAATCGCGCACTGTCGAGTCTTATTCCATAAACGATATATGCCATTTTGTCCAGCATGGATTGATTCGTGGTTGACCCCGCCGGGCGTGTGCCACGTGGCTTGACGTAGGTGCGCTCCACGCAGCATCTTCTTGTCTGGGCACGGAGGAGACGATCGCTGCATCTACCACATCACCTGGTGGTGACGGCCTGGATCATCAGGTCGACGGCGAAGTCGAACTCCGCATCGTGATCGCACCGAGCGAGAAACGGTGCGCTCTCGGCGAGCGCGGGTAGGCCCGCGTTCTCCAGCATCGTGCGACGGCGCGCGATGCCCTCGAGATCGCTCACGCCAAACGTGGGCCCCGCATGGACCTCGCGCAACAGGGTGCCAATCACGGTCGCCAGCAGCGCCCGCAGGAGATGCACGGACGCTTCGGGCGAATGCCCCGCGCGGAGCAGCACGGACATGACCGCCTCCACCGGCCGAAGCGCCTCCAACGACGCGAGCTGGCGCGTGAGCACCAACGGCGCCGCCTGCCGATGGGCCAGCGTCGCACGCCGGAACGCGCGCGCGATCGCCCGCAGATCGTCGGCCACCGAGCCGGTGGGCTTGGGGATGCGAATGCCCGCCAGAACGTGCTCCGCGACCGCATCGAGCAGTCCATCCTTGCCGTCGACGTGGTGGTAGAGGCTCTTCGGGTCGACCCCCATTTCCCGCGCCACGCTTCGCATGCTCACCGCCTCGATGCCTTCGGCGTCGATCACCGTCAAGGCGGCCTTCAAGATCGCTTCGCGGGAAAGCGGTTCGGCACCTTTCGGCGGTCGGCCTCGGCGGGGCGGCTTGGTCATGGGCGCATGATGCATTGGCGCTTGCAAAAATCCACACTGTGGGTAAATTTGGAAAAACCCACGGTGTGGATTAATTGATGAAAGAACCGTTCGACATCCCCAGCGTCGAGGTGCTCCGCGCCCGCGAAAAGCTCGTCCTCGATCATTTCCACGGCGAGGTTGCACAGCGGTGGGACGAGGTTCTCTCCACCTTCCCTCACCCGCACTACGAACTCATCGCCACGTTGACCGTGCACGACGGCGACGACGATGTGCGCCGCTATTATCGAGATACGCGCACCGCCTTCCCCGATCAGCACCACGAGATCATCGCGTTGCGCCACAGTGCCGACGCGGTCATCGTGGAGTTCTGGCTGATGGGAACCCACCAGGGGCCGCTCGGGGGCATTCCGCCGACGGGGCAACGCTTCCGCGTGAGGATGACGGCGTTCTTCCTCTTCGATGCGAACGAAACGCTGGTCTGCGAGCGCGTCTACTTCGACAGCTTGACGATGCTGAAGCAACTGCTCCGCGGCTCGAGCCTCAAGGATCCGCGCAACTGGCCCAAGCTCGTACGGACACTGCGCGGGCTGGCCGCCATGACCCGAGAACCCGATCCGAGGCTGCTGTAGAAGCATGCGCGTTCATCACCTCAATTGCGGCTCGATGCGAATGCCCGGTGCGCCGCTCGTGTGCCATGTGCTGCTTCTGGAGACGCACCACGGCCTTGCGCTCGTCGACACGGGGTTCGGTTCGGCGGACATTGCCGATCCTGGAGGGCGCATCGGCTCCTATCGCCATGTGACGCGCCCGCGGCTCGATCCCGAGGAGACGGCCATCGCGCAGGTGCGAGGGCGCGGCTTCGATCCCGCCGATGTGCGCGACATCGTGCTGACGCACTTCGATGCCGACCACGTCGGTGGTCTCTCGGACTTCCCATGGGCCCGCGTCCACACCACGGCCGACGAGTGGACCGCCGCCTCCCAGCGAGGGTCGCAGTTGGAACGCGCGCGCTACCGTCCTGCACAATGGACGCATGGTCCGAAGCTCGTGCCGCACGGCGCCGGCGGAGATACCTGGCGCGGTTTCCCCTCGGCCACGTGCCTCACGGAGATCGACGACGGGGTCGTCCTCATTCCGCTGCCCGGGCACACGCGGGGCCACGCCGCCGTGGCCATCGACGCGGGCCACCGTTGGATCTTCCACGCCGGCGACGCCTTCTACGACCAAAGCATCGTCACGGGCATCGGGCGCGAACCCCTCATTTTAACGGTGCAAGAGTGGTTCGTCGCCCACGACTGGGCACGCGTCCGGCGAAACCACGAGCGCCTCGCGGAATTGCATCGAAGCGATCCCGAGGTGATGCTCGTCAGCGCGCACGATCCCTCGCTTCTCGAGCGCGCACGCGCCACCTCGGTACCGCGCAACTCTCCTTTGCCATGTTGAAGCGATAGGGGCGGCTCAGGCGAACGCAACCTCGTGCACGACGTTGCCGAGGTGTACGCTGGCGAAGCATCGAGAGCTGCACATCGGGAGCGATGCAGGGGGAGGCACGTCATGGGAATCTTCGACAAGGCGAAGGAAGCCACGAGTTCGGCCAGCATGAAAGCCGCCGAGGTAAAGAACGACGTGGCCGCGAAGGCCGGTGAGCTCAAAGAGCACGCGTCGGCCAAGGCGACGGCGTTGAAGGATTCGGCGACCCAAAAGGGCATGGAGCTTCTGGAAGGCGCCATGACCAAGGTGAAAGATACGCTGCGCGATTTCAATGCCGCGCTGCCCATCGTTCGCAAAGCAGGTTACACGCTCGAGGGTGTGTCGGTCACCTTGGGTCTGCCACCGCAGGTCCATGCCGACTTCGACGCTGCGCATCCGATGAGCGAGGAGGCCACTCAAGAGCTCCTTGCGGCGAATGCCGAGAACAAATTGGCCGTCGTTCTGGTCAAATGCCTTTCACGGGCGCAGCGTCTGCAAAACAATATTCAATTTGCGGGAATGGCCCCGCGTGGCATGAGCGTCGAATTGGGACTCGTTCCCACCTTGATCATCCGCTTCGGCGCCCCGCTCGTCGTCGAGGTCGCCCCCGTCGTCCGCACCGTCGCCGTCTCGGCGCCCGCCTCTGCAGCCTCGGTGGAATAGGGCGCCATTTCGCGACGTCGAGATCCATCAAGGTCGCAACGAGAAGGCCGGGGCGAGCACCTCGCGGGCGAAGTCGGCGATCGAACGCGGCGCGTGGCCCGTGAGCTCGGCGACGTGCTGGGTCGTGAAGTCGCCCCAGCCTTTGGCGTAGGCCGTGCAGTACTCGGTGAGGACCGTGGCGGTCCATGGGTCGGCGCCGAACTTGCGGGCCGCTTCGCCGGCGGCTTCGGGGGCGATGGGGACGTAGGCAATGTTGAGACCGAGTTCCGCCGTGAAGGCCGCGGCGACGGTGGCGAAGTCGATGGCGACGGGCCCGGTGAGCTCCAGAATTTGGCCATCCCACGCATCGCGTTCCACGGCGGCGACCGCGGCGTCGGCGATGTCGCGCGCGTCGATCATGCCGATCTTTCCGGAGCCGCTGCCGAAGTAGACGTTGCCCTCTTCGCGGATGCTTCGAATCCCCTTGAGGGTGTTCTGCATGAAGCAGTGTCCACGAAGGATGACGTGGGTGAGGCCGCTCGCGCGGAGGTGGGCTTCGGCGCGAGCGTCCTGACGGCAGGAGTCCGTCGGACCGTCGAGGCTCGCCTTCAACGACGATACGCGAACGATCTTGCGGACCCCGGCGGCGCGCGCCGCCTCGATGGCTGCTTTCGCTTGCTCGGCCAACGTGCCGCCGGCGGTGATGAGGACCACCGTGTCCGCACCGGCAAAACCAGCCCGCAGGGACGCGCTATCCTCCAGCGTGCCGCGCCGAAGAACCGCTCCGGCGGCGGCCAGCGATGAGGCCTTGAGTGGGTCACGCACGAATGCGATCACGTCTGCGCGCTTCCGCGCGACGAGCTCGAGCACGATGCGGCTGCCAATGTTTCCCGTAGCACCCGTGACGACGATGTTTTGCATGCACCGATGGGTAGCGCCGCTCAGCAGGGTGCACTAGTACGCTATTTGGAAAGCGATTCATAGCATGGATGCACGAATCAATTTGGACCTCAACGACGTGGCGTTGTTCGTGCGCGTCGTTCAAATGCGCAGCTTCGCCGCCGCCGCGCGCGAACGCGGGGTCCCCGGCTCGACGGTGAGCCGGCGCATCGCGCGACTTGAGTCGGTGCTGGGGATTCGGCTTCTCGAGCGCACGACGCGCAGCCTTCACCTCACCGATGCAGGGCGTGCCTACTTCGCCCATGCCGAACGGGCCGTCGACGACGTTTGGCAAGGAACCGATTTCGTCCGGGAGCTGCGCAAGGAGCCGCGGGGTCGCGTCCGGATCCTCGCGCCCCTCATCCTCGGCGCGGCGGTTTCGAAGGTCATTTACATGTACCTTGCAAAGTATCCCGGCGTCTCGCTCGACCTCGAGCTCGACGATCGGCGGGTCGACCTGCTCGCCGAGGGGTTCGACATTGCGATGGTCACCGGAAAGGTCGACAGCACCGACTTCGTCGCGCGCGAGCTATGGCGCTCGACGCGCAAACTCCTTTACGCGAGCCCGCGTTACCTGGAGGTGCACGGCAAACCGCGACGCACGAAAGACCTCGGGCGGCACGATTGCATCGCAACCCGCGCGCGCGATGGCTTCTCCACGTGGACGCTCGGCCGAGGGCGCCACAAACGAAGGATCACCTTCGCACCGCGCTTGTACGTCAGCGAGTTCTCCGCCGCCCACCGCGCGGCACTGGCCGGGGTCGGCATTGCGATGGTTCCCGAGGTACTTTGTGTCGAAGACGTCCGCGCCAAGCGACTCGTTCGCGTCCTTCCCGGGTACGAGGGGGAGACGGGCGGCGTGTATCTACTTTATCGCGCCCATCGCGCGATGACCGCGGCAGTCCGGACGTGCATCGATCATTTCTTGCTCGAACTACCGGCCACCGATCCGAGCCGCAGGGCATGATGCGCGGAATTCTGAACGGAATTACAACTTGCCAAGCAGGTAATCGAAGGGCGCGCCGATCCCCGGGGCCTTGGGATACCCGTAGCAATTGAGGTTTTCCTTCGCGTACGTCCGGGACGTGGCGTCGGCCCGGGATGCCGTCATGGTGATGAACAAGCCATCGTACCCGTCGCAGGGCGGATTCGGCTGATAGGTGATGGCCGCCAGCATCGACTCCAACCGGGCCACTTCATCGCTGGTGAGCGTCCGTGCGCGGTCGACGTACGCGTCCTGCTGGCATACGTGCCACGTGGCCTCATGCGTGGTGCGATCGTACGTCATCTTCGCATGGGCGCTGTTGCACTTCACATCGAAGCCGACGGCTCCCAGCCACGCGCGCTCCAAGCCCACGCGGGTCACGGCATCGTCCACCGCGACGTTCGTCGACGTCCCTTCCTTCGGCGCGGGAGAAGGCGCCCCGTTGTCGATGTCGACATCGGACGAACCTGAGCACGCGGCGAGAAGGACGCTGGCAACCACGGGGAGCAACCGGGTGAGGACGGGCATGGCGGGCGAGGGAGCATGGATCGTTCCAGGGCGATATTCGGTTCATTTCCCTCGTTTTCGCTGTTTTGACCAGGCGTGGCTGCGCCACCATGTGCCATACCTGGACTTCCATCGCGTTCCGATTCAAGGAAGACGAGCGAACACGCGATGAACAGGCTACTGGTCTACGGAACGTTGCTCTCGGGGCAGCCGAATGCCCGCTGGCTTCGCGGCGCGCGCTTCATCGGGCAGGCGCGTACGGAGCCGGGCTTTCGGCTGCATGATCTGGGAGCGTACCCGGGGCTCGTGGCAGGCGGCAGCACGGCGGTGATCGGCGAGGTGTACGAGGTGGGTGCGCGCACCTTGGCCGTGCTCGATGCCTTCGAGGGCGACGAGTACCATCGCGAACGCATCGTGCTCGACGATGGGCTGTGCGCCGAGACGTACCTCCTTGCGCCCGACGTGGCCGCGGGATTTCCGCTCATCGCGTCGGGCGACTGGCGCGACTGGTGCGCGCACCGGGAGATGGCTCAGCGACCGACGAGCCGTTGAAGGTGCTCGGGGTAGCGCGCGCCTTGCACCGCGATGTCGTCGAGTGCGGTGTGGATGTCGCGCAGATCGCTCGGCGTGAGCTCGACGGCGGCGGCTCCGAGGTTTTCGGTCAGGCGCGACAATTTGGTGGTGCCCGGAATCGGCACGATCCAGGGCTTCTGCGCAAGGAGCCACGCCAATGCGATTTGCGCCGCCGTGGCGTTCATCCGCTGGGCGATCTGGCCCAGTCGATCGACCAGGGCCTGGTTCGCCCGAAGCGCTTCGGGCGTAAAGCGCGGAAGCCCGTTGCGAATGTCGTTGCTGTCGAACGTCGCCGTTTGGTTCAGCGCGCCGGTGAGGAAGCCTCGGCCGAGCGGTGAAAAAGGAACGAAGCCGATCCCCAGTTCTTCGAGCGTGGGAAGCACCTCCGATTCCGGCTCCCGGGTCCATAGCGAGTATTCGCTCTGAAGGGCGGCCACGGGCTGGACCGCGTGTGCGCGGCGGATCGTCTGCGCGCCGGCCTCCGAAAGGCCGAAGTGTTTTACCTTGCCTTGCCGAATCAGGTCCTTCACGGCGCCGGCAACATCCTCGATGGGCACCTGCGGATCGACCCGGTGTTGGTAGAAGAGGTCGATGGCGTCCACCTTGAGCCTGCGGAGCGAGGCCTCGGCGACCTCTCGAATGTGCTCGGGACGGCTGTCCAGGCCCGTCCAGCGAGCCCCCCCGTCGGGTGCGGGTGCGAATCCGAACTTGGTGGCAACGGTCACCCGGCCTCGGAACGGCGCGAGCGCTTCGCCCACGAGCTCTTCGTTGGTGAACGGGCCGTAGACTTCGGCCGTGTCGAAGAACGTCACCCCGCGCTCCACGGCCGCGCGAAGGAGGGAGATCATTTCTTGTTTGTCGGCCGGCGGGCCCAAGCCAAAGCTCATTCCCATGCAACCGAGCCCGATGGCGGAAACCTCGAGGCCGTTATTTCCCAGTGTTCGCTTTTGCATATCGTTCTCCCTGAGTGCAGTGAGCAAGAAGATAGGCTCCCGCACGCCTTGCAGAAGGTGCATGAACTGCAAGGGGCGTTTAGAAAAACTTCACGATGCCGCTTCGCGGGCGACGTCGACGAAGGCGCGCAACGATGGGGAAATTTGCGCTCGGCTCGGGTAGTAGAGGAACAACCCGGGCACCTTCGGGGCATACGGTTCGAGGACGATGCGCAGGCGTCCGTGGGCCAGCTCCTCGGTGATGTGGGGTTCGAGCGTGTAGAGCAAGCCCACCCCGCTGACGGCAAGGGAACGCACGAGCACTTGGTTGTTCGTCGTGACGGGCCCGCGGACGGGCAGGCGCCAAGTCTTCTTTCCGCGCTCGAGTTCCCACGCCCATGGCTCCCCCGTTCTTCTCCACCGCATGCAGATGCACTCGTGTTGCAACAGGTCCTTCGGCTTCTGCGGAATGCCGCGCCGCTTGATGTACGACGGGGCGGCCGCAACGACGATGCGGCACGGACCCGAGAGCCGCACGTGGATCATATCACGGTCGATGGACTCCACGAGGCGGATGCCGGCATCGAAGCCATCCGCAACGATGTTGACGAGGCGATCGTCGACGCACACGTCGACCTCGACCTTCGGGTGCCGCTCCACGAAACGCGGAAGCAGGCGCGCGAGAACGAGCGTCACCGCGGACGTCGGCACCGAGAGGCGGACCCGACCCGTGACCTCACCGGGGCGCGAGGATACCGTCTTGAGCGAGTCCAGCGCCTGCTCCACCGCCGGACCTGCGTTCTCCAGCAAACGCTGCCCCGCGTCGGTGAGCGCGACGTTTCGCGAGGTCCGAGTGAGGAGGGCGACTCCGACGCGGACCTCGAGTTGCCGGACGGATTGGCTGAGGGCGGACGTCGACACGCCGAGCTCTCGGGCGGCCGCGGCAAAGCTGCGCCTGCGCGCCACGGCGAGAAAGGAGTTCAGGGCATTGAGGGGCGTGAAGGCCATGTTTAGCGCGCTCGGGTGCGGGGGCGGCGGGTTTGGGTCGGGGCATCGACCGCGGCGACGACGGCGTCGCGGATCCAACGTTGGCCGGTGTGTCCATGATTGCGCTCGTGCCACACTAGGCCCACGGCGAACCCTTCGGCCGGAGGAAACTCGACGAGCTTTAGCTTGTCCGTGCGATCGCGTACGAGCCGCTCCGGCACCAGGGCCACGAAGTCCGATTGGGAGATGAGCTCTGGAACGACGAGGAAGGATGCGGCGGAGAGGACCACGTGGCGGCGCCGCCCCAAGGACGTCAACATGTCGTCGACGGGCGTGACGAAATCGCCGCCGCGGACGGACACGATCACGTGCTCCAACTGGACGAATTCGTCGAGCGTGATGGCCTGGCGCAGCCGAGGATGATTCCGGCGGCCGATGAGGACGTACCGCTCGTCGAACAGGTGGCGGGTGCGAAGGTTGGGCGGGGCGACTTGGGGCGTCATGAGCGCCAGATCGACGTCCCCCCGTGCCATTTGCGCTTCCAGCTGGCCCAAGTCCAAGTGGCGCACGGCCACACGCACCCCCGGAGCCTTTCGTCGAAGGTCGATGACCAGGGGCATCACCACGGCGGCCTGCAGGTAGTCCGTGCACGCAATGGTGACCGTCAACTTGGCCTTGGCCGGGTGGAAGGTCCGTTCCGTGGCGACGACGCCGCGCACCTGATCGAGCGCATGGCGCAGGGGGGCCAGCAGTTCGAGCCCTTTGGCGGTAGGGGTCATTCCGCGATGGGCGGGAAGGAGCAACGGGTCGTCGAAAACGTCCCTCAGGCGACTCAATTGAGCACTGACCGCGGGTTGACTGAGATGGAGGCGGGCGGCCGCCTTCGTCACATTTTGCTCCACGAGCAACGCCTCGAGGGTGACGAGCAGGTTCAGATCGAGTTGCTTGGTATCCACCGGGTGGATAGTAGCCAAGAAGTTCTTCTGTTTCACATATAGCTGGCGCGGCCCCAGACTTTCCTCGAGTCAGACAGGGCGATGTTCTCTTGGAGGATGGACAAGACCGTGAAAAAGAATGTGCTGATCGTTCATGCGCACCCCGAACCCACCTCGTTGACCCGCCAGCTCGTCGAAACGACGAAGCAGACGCTGGAGGCGCAAGGGCACGGGGTCATGTCGTCGGATTTGTATGGCATGCACTGGAAGGCGGTATTCGATGAACGCGACTTTCCGGCGCGCGTGGATCCGGGGCGGCTATCGTTCATCGAGGAGTCGGGGCATGCCTATTCCACCGGGCAGCAGACGGCGGATGTGGCATCCGAGCAGGAGAAGCTGCTCGCGGCGGATGCGTTGATCTTGCAGTTTCCGCTTTGGTGGTTCGGTATGCCCGCCATCCTCAAGGGCTGGGTGGACCGGGTGTTCGCGTATGGGTTGGCCTATGGCTACAAAGGCGAAGGCAATCGGTATCGGTATGGCGACGGTGGCTTGAAGGGCAAGAGGGCTCTGTTGTCGGTCATGGTCGGGGGACCCGAAAAGGACTATGCGCCGCGCGGTATCAATGGGCCGCTCGAGGAGCTGCTGTTTCCCATCACGCACGGGACGCTGTTCTTTCCCGGGATGGAGGTGCTGCCGACGCATGCCGTTTACGGGAGCGCGCGGATGACGGCGGCGGGTGTGGAGGAGGCGAAGGCGGGTTGGCAAGCTCGTCTCGAGGGGCTGTTCGCGGACGCGCCCATTCCCTTCCGGCGGCAGAACGGCGGGGACTATCCCGACGGGCATGGGCTCGCAGCCCATGTAGCCCGGGGGCAGACGGGGCTGAGGGCTCATGTGGGGGAAACGGCCGCGGGAGAGATTCTCGCTTTGAACGCGCCGCGCGACCTGTGAAACGATGGGCCGAGGGCGGTGGCCCGAACGACGATGATCGAGCTGAATGCGTTTTACTATTTCGTGCAGGTGGTGGATCGAAAGGGGTATTCGGCGACGGCACGGGCGCTGGGGGTGCCGAAGTCGAGCCTGAGTCGGGCCATCGGCGAACTCGAGGCGGCGTTGGGGGTGCGGCTGATCCAGCGGACTTCGCGGAGTTTCGAGGTGACCGATGTGGGGCGGGAGATTTACCTGCGTGCCCAGTCGATGCTGGCGGAGGTAGAGGCGGCCGAGCTCATTGCCAAGCAGCGGATTTCCGAGCCGGCGGGGACGATTCGGTTTTCGTGCGCGACGGCACTCGCCGAGTTCGTGATGGCGGAGCGGTTGCCGCGGTTCATGGCGGCGTTTCCGCGGATCGATATGGTGGTGCATGCGTCGGATCGGCGGGTGGACCTGGTGCAGGGGCGATTCGATGTGGCGGTGCGCGCGCATATCGATCCATTGCCGGACTCGAGCCTGGTGCAGCGGCCATTGGCAACGGTGCATTGGGCACTGTTCGCGAGTCCGGCGTATTTGGAGCGGGCAGGTACACCGACGAACCCCGACGAGCTACGGGGTCATGCGCGGCTTGCGCACGGACGCGTCGCGCCCGATCGCGAGGTGGTTTGGACGCTGGAGCATCCGTCGTTGGGCGAAGCGCGCCAGGTCTTTCTGCCGCGCTTGCACTCGGACAGCGTGGCCACGTTGAAGCGGTCAGCTGAAGCGGGAATGGGCGTCGTTGCTCTCCCGGGTTACTTTTGTCGGGCTGAGCTGGCGCGCCGAACCTTGCTCCGAGTCCTCCCCGAGTGGACCGCGGGCACTGCCACATTGACCCTACTCATGCCACCCCGCCGCAGCGATCTCGCCTTCGTCCGTGCGTTCGCCGATTTCCTCATTGCAGAGCTCCCCGCCGCCGTAGCGCTCTAAATTGGCTCTGAGGCAAGCAACCCAGGAACGGATTCGGCATTTGGGAGGGGGACGGCTCGCGGCTCAGTGGGTCGATATGTGCCGATTCTCGATGTGCCAGGTGGTGTGGGTGCAGGCGCG encodes:
- a CDS encoding aldo/keto reductase — encoded protein: MQKRTLGNNGLEVSAIGLGCMGMSFGLGPPADKQEMISLLRAAVERGVTFFDTAEVYGPFTNEELVGEALAPFRGRVTVATKFGFAPAPDGGARWTGLDSRPEHIREVAEASLRRLKVDAIDLFYQHRVDPQVPIEDVAGAVKDLIRQGKVKHFGLSEAGAQTIRRAHAVQPVAALQSEYSLWTREPESEVLPTLEELGIGFVPFSPLGRGFLTGALNQTATFDSNDIRNGLPRFTPEALRANQALVDRLGQIAQRMNATAAQIALAWLLAQKPWIVPIPGTTKLSRLTENLGAAAVELTPSDLRDIHTALDDIAVQGARYPEHLQRLVGR
- a CDS encoding LysR family transcriptional regulator translates to MDARINLDLNDVALFVRVVQMRSFAAAARERGVPGSTVSRRIARLESVLGIRLLERTTRSLHLTDAGRAYFAHAERAVDDVWQGTDFVRELRKEPRGRVRILAPLILGAAVSKVIYMYLAKYPGVSLDLELDDRRVDLLAEGFDIAMVTGKVDSTDFVARELWRSTRKLLYASPRYLEVHGKPRRTKDLGRHDCIATRARDGFSTWTLGRGRHKRRITFAPRLYVSEFSAAHRAALAGVGIAMVPEVLCVEDVRAKRLVRVLPGYEGETGGVYLLYRAHRAMTAAVRTCIDHFLLELPATDPSRRA
- a CDS encoding ester cyclase, with translation MKEPFDIPSVEVLRAREKLVLDHFHGEVAQRWDEVLSTFPHPHYELIATLTVHDGDDDVRRYYRDTRTAFPDQHHEIIALRHSADAVIVEFWLMGTHQGPLGGIPPTGQRFRVRMTAFFLFDANETLVCERVYFDSLTMLKQLLRGSSLKDPRNWPKLVRTLRGLAAMTREPDPRLL
- a CDS encoding gamma-glutamylcyclotransferase, with the protein product MNRLLVYGTLLSGQPNARWLRGARFIGQARTEPGFRLHDLGAYPGLVAGGSTAVIGEVYEVGARTLAVLDAFEGDEYHRERIVLDDGLCAETYLLAPDVAAGFPLIASGDWRDWCAHREMAQRPTSR
- a CDS encoding glycosyltransferase; its protein translation is MNVLLSSIGTRGEVQPVLALALELRALGHHASLCVPPNDEHWVESFGLRCFPIGPDLEKGLRGAGGDPAKPFKPTPEQRRQLGVATVRHQFQVLGEAARGCDLVVGAGALQIAARSVAEALGIPYVFAAYCPVTFPSPEYPPLKMGIPHPQWLPAIGRVRRSPSRERRRFRLLWKDEARSFNEAFLVTLNEERAKLGLTAVDSVKPHIFTERPWLCADPVLAPDASGAGVQIVQAGAWFLPDPSALPDDLERFLANGEPPVYFGFGSMRGSQRTGRVLLEAARAVGLRAIFSRGWGNLEAADAGSDCISIGDVNHERLFVRVAGVVHHGGAGTTTAAARAGQPQIIAPHMYDQFYFARRVQTLGVGVYAPRREHLTVNTMISALRKCSSADMKARARALANRIIPNGATIAAERLAREFGGRS
- a CDS encoding MBL fold metallo-hydrolase encodes the protein MRVHHLNCGSMRMPGAPLVCHVLLLETHHGLALVDTGFGSADIADPGGRIGSYRHVTRPRLDPEETAIAQVRGRGFDPADVRDIVLTHFDADHVGGLSDFPWARVHTTADEWTAASQRGSQLERARYRPAQWTHGPKLVPHGAGGDTWRGFPSATCLTEIDDGVVLIPLPGHTRGHAAVAIDAGHRWIFHAGDAFYDQSIVTGIGREPLILTVQEWFVAHDWARVRRNHERLAELHRSDPEVMLVSAHDPSLLERARATSVPRNSPLPC
- a CDS encoding TetR/AcrR family transcriptional regulator C-terminal domain-containing protein; the protein is MTKPPRRGRPPKGAEPLSREAILKAALTVIDAEGIEAVSMRSVAREMGVDPKSLYHHVDGKDGLLDAVAEHVLAGIRIPKPTGSVADDLRAIARAFRRATLAHRQAAPLVLTRQLASLEALRPVEAVMSVLLRAGHSPEASVHLLRALLATVIGTLLREVHAGPTFGVSDLEGIARRRTMLENAGLPALAESAPFLARCDHDAEFDFAVDLMIQAVTTR
- a CDS encoding NAD(P)H-binding protein, translating into MQNIVVTGATGNIGSRIVLELVARKRADVIAFVRDPLKASSLAAAGAVLRRGTLEDSASLRAGFAGADTVVLITAGGTLAEQAKAAIEAARAAGVRKIVRVSSLKASLDGPTDSCRQDARAEAHLRASGLTHVILRGHCFMQNTLKGIRSIREEGNVYFGSGSGKIGMIDARDIADAAVAAVERDAWDGQILELTGPVAIDFATVAAAFTAELGLNIAYVPIAPEAAGEAARKFGADPWTATVLTEYCTAYAKGWGDFTTQHVAELTGHAPRSIADFAREVLAPAFSLRP